The Coregonus clupeaformis isolate EN_2021a chromosome 18, ASM2061545v1, whole genome shotgun sequence genome has a segment encoding these proteins:
- the LOC121553843 gene encoding protein phosphatase 1 regulatory subunit 29: MANRFLHLPSIPLSLSLSPSTFLYLLPPLLVLLRLPGSVRGDCWLIEGDKGYVWLAICSQNQPPYETIPQHINNTVHDLRLNENKLKAVLFHSMYRFTNLTDLNLTKNEICYIEDGAFTHQANLQVLQLGYNKLTNLTEGMMRGLGRLQCLFLQHNLIEVIDNKAFEESSSSLSSIDLSSNKLARIDPSTFTVLNRLMVCELAGNPFHCGCDLYSFLTWLEAFNNVTHTYDRLQCETPGELFLYPLLSPVAGHGRNARTMLSSICRDGMIIPGITSQPGTDWEGSGMGPEMDGRAGPYHQPTASSTADPNFNPSIKLQWVTLSAAKLLVQIPKPYSKMYVLVQYNQSFVSDIQNLKEKKEKVTLVDLKPHTNYTYCVVSISKNQRNNHTCIFFATRAAGPDDHHGNPSTMTHYIMTILGCLLGMVIVLGLVYYCLRKRRMQEEKEKVISVKKTILEMRYGPEAAAQAANDPAAMQHLQEQAQNQGHHGGHLHGGGGGGGGGNKLPPSASSSSGMLHGSANTTSSRLSTLPQVEKMATAFSEAMATSKGNYMDVRTGAGLSGDGGGLSLGGGGGVGEATLVDMRGINGCSEDGTDIGNDSDDGRGSASEISTIAMEVDKVNQIINNCIDALKLDSLVATTTSGDNPTSPPPACITSLARNLIPLSQGLADTCQMLASSPKIHAPPAMTPVPLVMPLSERPGISGGGFLSPPYRDPPPLANAVRPLQRQLSDTGVMVMGAGKNRCSMPSAGGSMKSTRVFSLDVPEPRSPGPNSCPPYPEKGSPVGCGETMERLPLVGGNVSGCGSGGGGGNGMGCGGGNGMGGGVNEGGVNVNGGGVGCGGGGRGRGGGGPGKQQQQHHLEVHPDYHCSEHRHSFPALYYEGANDSPSPSPSQKASFLKPLGRTKRDPAAYSQLSPSRHHNYSGYSSGPEYSSENTLRIWERFRPHKKGPRDPREEATYIAAGHALRKKVQFAKDEDLHDILDYWKGVSAQQKL; encoded by the exons ATGGCCAACAGgtttctccacctcccctccatccccctctccctatccctctctccgtccaccttcctctacctcctcccaCCGTTACTTGTTCTCCTCCGCCTCCCTGGGTCCGTCCGGGGGGACTGCTGGCTGATCGAGGGGGATAAAGGCTACGTGTGGCTGGCCATCTGCAGTCAGAACCAGCCCCCGTACGAGACCATCCCCCAGCACATCAACAATACG GTCCATGACCTGAGGCTGAATGAGAACAAGCTGAAAGCAGTGCTATTCCACTCCATGTACCGCTTCACCAACCTCACGGACCTCAACCTCACCAAGAACGAGATCTGTTACATAGAGGACGGGGCCTTTACCCATCAGGCCAACCTACAG GTCCTCCAGCTGGGTTACAACAAGCTGACCAACCTGACAGAGGGGATGATGCGTGGCTTGGGCCGCTTGCAGTGCCTCTTCCTCCAGCACAACCTCATCGAGGTCATCGACAACAAAGCATTCGAGGAGTCCAGCTCCAGCCTCAGCAGCATCGACCTTTCGTCCAATAAGCTGGCCCGGATCGACCCGTCAACTTTTACCGTGCTAAACCGGTTAATGGTCTGCGAGCTAGCAGGAAATCCTTTCCATTGTGGATGTGATCTGTATAGTTTTCTTACTTGGTTGGAGGCGTTTAATAATGTGACGCATACGTACGACCGGCTCCAGTGCGAGACCCCTGGTGAGCTGTTTCTCTACCCGCTCCTGAGCCCCGTGGCCGGACATGGACGCAACGCTCGCACCATGCTCTCGTCCATCTGTCGCGACGGCATGATCATACCCGGGATCACGTCTCAACCCGGCACCGACTGGGAGGGCTCCGGGATGGGCCCGGAGATGGACGGCCGGGCCGGGCCGTATCATCAACCGACAGCTTCGTCCACGGCCGACCCCAACTTCAACCCCAGCATCAAACTCCAGTGGGTCACTCTGTCTGCAGCCAAGCTGTTGGTCCAGATCCCTAAACCATACAGCAAGATGTACGTCCTGGTTCAATACAACCAGAGCTTCGTCTCGGACATCCAAAACCtcaaggagaagaaggagaaggtgACTTTGGTGGATCTCAAACCTCACACCAACTACACCTACTGCGTAGTGTCCATAAGTAAAAACCAGCGCAACAACCACACGTGCATCTTCTTCGCCACTCGAGCAGCAGGGCCGGATGACCACCACGGCAACCCGTCGACCATGACGCACTACATCATGACGATCCTGGGGTGTCTGCTGGGAATGGTGATCGTGCTCGGGCTCGTCTACTACTGCCTGAGGAAGCGTCGGatgcaggaggagaaggagaaggtgatCAGCGTGAAGAAGACCATCTTGGAGATGCG GTATGGACCGGAGGCTGCGGCACAGGCAGCTAACGACCCGGCAGCCATGCAGCATCTCCAGGAACAGGCCCAGAACCAGGGGCACCATGGAGGTCACCTccatggaggagggggagggggtggcgGGGGTAACAAACTacccccctccgcctcctccagCTCCGGCATGCTCCACGGTTCGGCCAACACCACCTCCTCCCGCCTCTCGACGCTCCCCCAAGTGGAGAAGATGGCCACAGCGTTCAGTGAAGCCATGGCGACCAGTAAAGGGAACTATATGGACGTGAGGACTGGGGCAGGATTATCGGGAGATGGGGGAGGATTATCactgggaggtggaggaggagtgggggaggCGACACTGGTGGATATGCGAGGCATCAACGGTTGCAGTGAAGATGGAACGGACATTGGGAATGATTCGGACGACGGGCGCGGATCTGCGTCTGAGATCTCGACGATCGCCATGGAGGTCGACAAAGTCAACCAGATTATCAACAACTGTATCGACGCGCTCAAGCTCGACTCCCTTGTTGCAACGACAACATCTGGCGACAACCCTACTTCTCCTCCACCTGCTTGTATCACCTCCCTCGCTCGgaacctcatccccctctcccaagGCCTCGCTGACACCTGCCAGATGCTCGCCTCCTCTCCCAAAATCCATGCCCCTCCGGCAATGACCCCCGTCCCCCTCGTCATGCCCCTCTCGGAGCGTCCTGGAATCAGCGGAGGGGGGTTTCTCTCACCCCCCTACAGGGACCCACCACCATTGGCGAATGCCGTACGACCTTTACAGAGGCAGCTGAGCGATACAGGTGTGATGGTCATGGGGGCTGGGAAGAACCGATGTAGCATGCCCTCAGCTGGAGGATCCATGAAGAGCACCAGGGTCTTCAGTCTGGATGTCCCGGAGCCCCGCAGCCCGGGCCCCAACTCCTGCCCACCGTACCCAGAGAAGGGGAGCCCTGTTGGGTGTGGGGAAACCATGGAGAGGCTCCCTCTGGTGGGTGGAAATGTTAGTGgttgtggtagtggtggtggtggtggaaacGGAATGGGTTGTGGTGGTGGGAACGGAATGGGAGGAGGGGTTAATGAAGGTGGGGTGAATGTCAATGGAGGTGGGGTGGGTtgcggagggggaggaagaggaagaggagggggaggaccgggtaagcagcagcagcagcatcatctgGAGGTACATCCAGACTACCACTGTTCTGAGCACCGGCACTCCTTCCCCGCCCTCTACTACGAGGGAGCCAatgactccccctctccctccccatcccagAAGGCCTCCTTCCTCAAACCCCTGGGACGTACCAAGAGGGACCCTGCTGCCTACTCCCAGCTCTCCCCTTCCCGGCACCACAACTACTCCGGCTACTCCTCTGGCCCCGAATATTCCTCTGAAAATACCCTTCGAATCTGGGAGAGGTTCCGGCCGCACAAGAAAGGCCCTCGCGACCCTCGCGAAGAGGCAACGTATATCGCTGCAGGCCACGCATTAAGGAAGAAGGTTCAGTTTGCGAAAGACGAGGACCTCCATGATATCCTCGACTACTGGAAGGGGGTGTCGGCCCAGCAGAAGCTGTGA